From Rhodamnia argentea isolate NSW1041297 chromosome 10, ASM2092103v1, whole genome shotgun sequence, a single genomic window includes:
- the LOC115733100 gene encoding transcription termination factor MTEF18, mitochondrial-like: MRVCSVYVVSLVKSSKTKFWPRGLLQIAQSPELYGTTRSCHVGLMEDSLNNNGKLGRTRGATLRLAQDAIMEYLHLTRGLPFMDAEFISKNSPQFLDRLLQKIDAGENIGASISRFLRYHPINEFEPFFESLGLSPSDYVQLLPRERMFLIDDQLLLENYHVLCEYGIAREKMGRVYREAPEIFRYDRGLLMLKINAYEKLGLSQSTMAKVIAASPYLLTGDVDKDFVEVLENLKNLGFQFTLIEENISEEACYRWSQILELLCFFSKIGCNEEQLSELIRRHPGILFEGSGDKTCSLIVYLLKFGSSVCEIRSMFLQFPNVQVGKFLSNLRRCFLFLTEIDMPTEDVSKILRSHSLWLGECTLKKPNTVFARLNVGKKRLCKIIEDHPTEMKNWVLGSQMERLPDKGKKLLKVKFLLGLGFTDDLTKISEAAKLFRGKAEDLQERFDCIVSAGLDRQDVIKMLTVCPKILNMSKDVIEMKMDFLMNELGWPLTALVKFPAFLGYKIQRIKLRHSMYSWLKDQGAADPDLALSTFIGCSDRKFVRQFVNRHPSGPEVWQKLNKKFAHAECLVHAS, encoded by the coding sequence ATGAGGGTCTGTTCGGTTTATGTAGTTAGCCTGGTTAAGTCATCCAAAACCAAGTTTTGGCCGAGAGGGTTGCTTCAGATTGCTCAGAGCCCTGAACTTTATGGGACGACAAGAAGTTGTCATGTGGGATTGATGGAGGATTCTCTGAATAACAATGGAAAATTGGGGAGAACTCGTGGTGCGACTCTTAGACTAGCGCAAGATGCGATTATGGAGTACTTGCACTTGACTCGAGGCTTGCCCTTCATGGATGCAGAGTTTATAAGTAAAAATTCACCTCAGTTTCTCGATAGGCTTCTGCAGAAAATCGATGCTGGAGAGAACATTGGGGCATCCATATCGCGGTTCCTGCGCTACCACCCTATAAATGAATTCGAGCCATTTTTCGAGAGTCTGGGTTTGAGCCCGTCTGATTATGTTCAGCTTCTTCCGAGAGAGAGGATGTTTTTAATTGATGATCAGCTGTTGTTGGAAAACTATCATGTACTTTGTGAATATGGGATTGCACGTGAGAAGATGGGGAGAGTATACAGGGAGGCTCCTGAAATTTTCCGTTATGATCGTGGGCTTTTGATGTTGAAGATTAATGCCTATGAGAAACTGGGGCTTAGTCAGTCTACTATGGCTAAGGTTATTGCTGCAAGTCCTTATCTTTTGACTGGAGATGTTGATAAGGACTTCGTTGAGGTATTGGAGAATTTGAAGAATCTTGGATTTCAGTTCACACTAATTGAAGAGAATATTTCTGAAGAGGCTTGTTATAGATGGAGTCAGATTCTTGAGCTTCTCTGCTTCTTTAGCAAGATAGGTTGCAATGAGGAGCAGTTGAGTGAGTTAATAAGACGCCATCCGGGAATTCTCTTTGAAGGTTCAGGGGACAAGACATGTTCCCTCATTGTTTATCTCTTAAAATTTGGATCCTCTGTATGTGAAATACGGTCAATGTTTTTGCAGTTTCCAAATGTccaagttggaaagtttttgtcAAATTTGAGACGGTGTTTTCTGTTCCTCACTGAGATTGACATGCCGACTGAAGACGTTAGCAAGATTTTACGCTCTCATTCCCTGTGGTTGGGTGAATGTACTCTGAAGAAACCTAACACAGTATTTGCTAGGTTAAATGTTGGGAAAAAACGGCTCTGTAAAATCATCGAGGATCACCCAACAGAAATGAAGAATTGGGTTCTTGGATCACAAATGGAGCGACTACCTGATAAGGGTAAGAAATTGCTGAAGGTTAAGTTTTTGTTGGGATTGGGGTTTACTGATGATTTAACCAAGATAAGTGAGGCCGCCAAGTTATTCAGAGGCAAAGCCGAAGATCTTCAGGAGAGGTTTGATTGCATTGTGAGTGCTGGTTTGGATCGGCAGGATGTCATCAAAATGCTGACTGTATGTCCCAAAATTCTTAACATGTCAAAGGATGTGATTGAGATGAAAATGGATTTTCTCATGAATGAATTGGGTTGGCCCTTGACTGCCTTAGTTAAATTTCCAGCTTTTCTTGGTTATAAGATTCAGAGAATCAAACTTAGACATTCCATGTATAGTTGGCTGAAAGACCAAGGAGCAGCTGATCCTGACTTGGCCTTAAGTACTTTCATTGGATGCTCAGATAGGAAATTTGTTAGGCAGTTTGTAAATCGACATCCTAGTGGCCCGGAAGTTTGGCAAAAGTTGAATAAGAAATTTGCCCACGCAGAGTGTCTAGTGCATGCTTCTTGA
- the LOC115732735 gene encoding squamosa promoter-binding-like protein 9, whose protein sequence is MDMGSGSLTTESGSSSPPPLESLNGLKFGQKIYFQNNAAVPKHPPGSSSSSAVSGSGTPPKKVRASGGGCGAIQGGQPPRCQVEGCRVDLSDAKAYYSRHKVCGMHSKSATVIVAGIEQRFCQQCSRFHQLTEFDQGKRSCRRRLAGHNERRRKPPPGSLLSSRYGRLPSSIFENTTRGGSFLMDFTAYPKHAWSGPRFSERTAPGDLIPGPGKLFPHPWQSSPENPPSDLFLQCSTGGTTAFPAPGIPPGECFTGIADSSCALSLLSNQPWAPANQPLPFGPNHMVHPQGSTLAQSMPPHSSASHFTAPGSTWAFKGNEAGGSSVGLAADLGLGQFSQPLHNQFSGDMELSQQSRRQFMELDPSRAYDSTHQAHWSL, encoded by the exons ATGGACATGGGTTCGGGCTCGTTGACGACGGAGTCAGGGTCATCTTCTCCTCCCCCCCTCGAGTCCCTCAACGGCCTCAAGTTCGGCCAGAAAATCTACTTCCAGAATAATGCCGCCGTTCCCAAGCACCCTCctggctcctcctcctcctccgccgtgtCCGGGTCGGGCACGCCTCCGAAGAAGGTGAGGGCCTCCGGCGGCGGCTGCGGCGCGATCCAGGGAGGGCAACCTCCGAGGTGCCAGGTGGAAGGTTGCCGGGTGGATCTGAGCGATGCCAAGGCTTACTACTCCAGGCACAAGGTCTGCGGCATGCACTCCAAGTCCGCCACCGTCATCGTCGCCGGTATCGAGCAGAGGTTTTGCCAACAGTGTAGCAG ATTCCATCAGCTTACTGAATTTGACCAAGGAAAACGAAGCTGTCGTAGACGTTTGGCTGGTCATAATGAGCGCCGGAGGAAGCCCCCACCTGGATCGCTACTCTCCTCTCGCTATGGGCGACTTCCATCCTCTATATTTG AGAACACCACCAGAGGGGGTAGTTTTCTGATGGATTTCACAGCATACCCAAAGCATGCATGGTCAGGTCCACGTTTTTCTGAGCGCACTGCACCTGGAGATCTCATCCCCGGACCAGGAAAGCTCTTTCCGCATCCATGGCAGAGCAGTCCTGAGAACCCTCCCTCCGACCTTTTCTTGCAGTGCTCAACCGGTGGCACGACAGCTTTCCCTGCTCCTGGAATTCCTCCTGGCGAATGCTTCACTGGAATAGCTGACTCAAGctgtgctctctctcttctgtcaaATCAACCATGGGCCCCCGCAAACCAGCCGTTACCTTTCGGGCCGAACCACATGGTGCACCCCCAGGGCTCGACCCTGGCTCAGTCGATGCCTCCTCATAGTTCGGCCAGTCACTTCACTGCTCCTGGCTCCACGTGGGCCTTCAAGGGCAACGAAGCTGGCGGGAGCTCCGTTGGGCTAGCTGCTGATCTGGGCTTGGGCCAGTTCTCACAGCCACTTCACAATCAGTTCTCTGGTGACATGGAATTGTCTCAACAAAGCAGGAGGCAATTCATGGAGCTTGATCCCTCCAGGGCTTATGATTCCACCCACCAGGCGCACTGGTCACTCTAA
- the LOC115730103 gene encoding protein STRUBBELIG-RECEPTOR FAMILY 2 isoform X1: MAVCHLIAFLLLAVFSASLGLQTLAFTDPLDATTLHGLYAALNYPAQLKGWRPDGGDPCGESWAGVACSGSSVIYLKLDGLNLSGSLGDQLYNFHNLKQLDMSSNNIQGDIPYGLPPNVTHLNLACNKLIQSIPHSLPSLKSLRHLNLSHNLLSGPIGNVFVGLLNLKEMDLSNNNFTGDLPSSFQSLTNLTGLFLQNNGFTGAVILLANLPLIDLDIQDNHFSGVIPESFQNIPNLWIGGNKFHGAESPPWNFPFQNMSLHSNISSPPTTQSSAVENYPSRKPRSHKKGKWGPGGIACIVGGGTLVASCAALLIVILIHRARAQEDKLLDRSNISFNSVSLRTVREESPPILPCIPPPPTVRARPVPLALLAGQGNRKSFSRKCEALECVKIYNAAELQFATKGFGEENLIFEGSLGPVYEAKLPDGQILAVENINMASLSLHEEEQFLDVICTICRLRHPNIIPLLGYCTGLGLHLLVYEYVRHVTLEDALHGGKYKPLSWSSRVRIALGVAQALDYMHSTFAPPISHGNLKARNILLDEEVRPRICDCGVSVLRPLTSCTVKLKASEIAIGDSGYIAPEHGQPGIDNTKCDIYAFGVLLLELLTGRRPFDSSRPREELYLVNWASYQLHDRDCLEQMVDKSVEGTLSFRALSRLADIIAVCIRPEKEFRPAMCEVVESLLYMVERMSITEGNATYGGDLEPYERSFRSTHTRFLASPATSSWSSDPSSQ; this comes from the exons ATGGCGGTATGCCACCTGATTGCGTTTCTCCTTTTGGCTGTGTTTTCGGCGTCGCTGGGTCTGCAGACTTTGGCATTCACGGATCCTCTTGATG CTACAACGCTTCATGGGCTATATGCAGCCTTGAACTACCCTGCACAGCTGAAAGGCTGGAGACCGGATGGTGGGGATCCATGTGGGGAATCCTGGGCAGGAGTGGCATGCTCAGGGTCGTCTGTGATTTACCT TAAACTCGATGGACTAAACCTGAGTGGTTCTCTAGGAGACCAGCTTTATAATTTCCACAATTTGAAGCAACT GGATATGAGCTCCAACAACATTCAGGGTGACATTCCCTATGGTTTACCTCCTAATGTCACTCATCT CAACTTAGCGTGCAACAAGTTGATCCAGAGCATTCCACATTCATTACCTTCCTTGAAGAGTCTACGGCACCT GAATCTGAGCCACAATTTGTTATCTGGACCTATTGGCAATGTTTTTGTTGGACTGCTGAATCTAAAAGAAAT GGATCTGTCGAACAATAACTTCACTGGCGATCTGCCTAGTTCATTCCAGTCTCTGACAAATCTTACTGGACT GTTCCTGCAGAATAATGGATTTACTGGAGCAGTGATCTTACTGGCTAACCTTCCTCTAATCGACTT AGATATACAGGACAATCACTTCAGTGGTGTCATTCCTGAGAGTTTCCAGAACATACCAAATCTATG GATCGGCGGAAATAAATTTCATGGAGCTGAATCTCCACCATGGaactttccttttcaaaatatgTCTCTCCACAGTAACATTAGTAGTCCTCCAACAACACAGTCAAGTGCTGTTGAGAACTATCCCTCTCGTAAACCACGTTCGCACAAGAAGGGAAAATGGGGCCCTGGTGGAATTGCATGCATAGTTGGTGGAGGCACTCTGGTAGCAAGCTGTGCAGCTCTTCTAATTGTAATCCTTATCCATCGAGCTCGTGCTCAGGAAGATAAGCTCTTGGACAGATCAAATATCTCATTTAATTCGGTATCCCTCAGAACTGTCAGAG AAGAGAGCCCACCAATCTTGCCTTGCATCCCACCACCACCAACTGTTAGGGCAAGGCCTGTACCTCTTGCTCTCCTTGCGGgtcaaggaaatagaaaaagcttttcCAGGAAATGTGAAGCCCTTGAATGTGTGAAGATTTACAATGCTGCAGAACTTCAATTCGCCACAAAAGGCTTCGGTGAAGAGAACCTTATCTTCGAAGGATCCCTTGGCCCTGTTTATGAGGCTAAGCTACCAGATGGCCAG aTATTGGCCGTGGAGAACATCAACATGGCATCACTGTCTctccatgaagaagaacaaTTCTTGGATGTGATCTGCACCATCTGTAGATTGAGGCACCCAAACATAATTCCACTTCTAGGTTATTGTACAGGACTAGGACTGCATTTGCTGGTCTATGAGTACGTGAGACATGTGACACTTGAAGATGCTCTGCATGGTGGAAAGTACAAGCCTCTATCATGGAGTTCACGTGTCCGGATCGCCCTTGGAGTCGCGCAGGCATTAGA CTACATGCACTCCACATTTGCACCTCCCATTTCTCATGGCAATCTAAAGGCCCGCAATATTTTGCTCGACGAGGAAGTCAGGCCACGTATATGTGATTGTGGAGTCTCCGTTCTGAGGCCACTTACAAGCTGTACCGTCAAGCTTAAG GCTTCTGAAATTGCTATTGGAGACAGCGGTTATATCGCACCTGAACATGGTCAACCAGGCATTGATAACACTAAGTGTGACATCTATGCCTTCGGAGTGCTGCTTCTGGAGCTCTTAACTGGGAGGAGACCTTTCGACAG TTCAAGACCTAGGGAAGAATTATATCTGGTGAACTGGGCTTCATACCAGCTTCATGACCGCGATTGCTTGGAGCAGATGGTTGATAAAAGCGTTGAAGGAACACTCAGCTTTCGGGCTCTCTCCCGATTGGCTGACATCATAGCCGTCTGCATACGG CCTGAGAAGGAATTCCGGCCGGCAATGTGCGAAGTAGTGGAATCTCTGTTGTATATGGTGGAAAGGATGAGCATTACGGAAGGCAATGCCACATATGGCGGTGACCTTGAACCTTATGAAAGATCCTTCCGCTCGACCCACACGCGCTTCTTGGCCTCACCTGCAACAAGTAGCTGGTCATCTGATCCTTCTTCTCAATGA
- the LOC115730103 gene encoding protein STRUBBELIG-RECEPTOR FAMILY 2 isoform X2, with translation MAVCHLIAFLLLAVFSASLGLQTLAFTDPLDATTLHGLYAALNYPAQLKGWRPDGGDPCGESWAGVACSGSSVIYLKLDGLNLSGSLGDQLYNFHNLKQLDMSSNNIQGDIPYGLPPNVTHLNLACNKLIQSIPHSLPSLKSLRHLNLSHNLLSGPIGNVFVGLLNLKEMDLSNNNFTGDLPSSFQSLTNLTGLFLQNNGFTGAVILLANLPLIDLDIQDNHFSGVIPESFQNIPNLWIGGNKFHGAESPPWNFPFQNMSLHSNISSPPTTQSSAVENYPSRKPRSHKKGKWGPGGIACIVGGGTLVASCAALLIVILIHRARAQEDKLLDRSNISFNSVSLRTVRESPPILPCIPPPPTVRARPVPLALLAGQGNRKSFSRKCEALECVKIYNAAELQFATKGFGEENLIFEGSLGPVYEAKLPDGQILAVENINMASLSLHEEEQFLDVICTICRLRHPNIIPLLGYCTGLGLHLLVYEYVRHVTLEDALHGGKYKPLSWSSRVRIALGVAQALDYMHSTFAPPISHGNLKARNILLDEEVRPRICDCGVSVLRPLTSCTVKLKASEIAIGDSGYIAPEHGQPGIDNTKCDIYAFGVLLLELLTGRRPFDSSRPREELYLVNWASYQLHDRDCLEQMVDKSVEGTLSFRALSRLADIIAVCIRPEKEFRPAMCEVVESLLYMVERMSITEGNATYGGDLEPYERSFRSTHTRFLASPATSSWSSDPSSQ, from the exons ATGGCGGTATGCCACCTGATTGCGTTTCTCCTTTTGGCTGTGTTTTCGGCGTCGCTGGGTCTGCAGACTTTGGCATTCACGGATCCTCTTGATG CTACAACGCTTCATGGGCTATATGCAGCCTTGAACTACCCTGCACAGCTGAAAGGCTGGAGACCGGATGGTGGGGATCCATGTGGGGAATCCTGGGCAGGAGTGGCATGCTCAGGGTCGTCTGTGATTTACCT TAAACTCGATGGACTAAACCTGAGTGGTTCTCTAGGAGACCAGCTTTATAATTTCCACAATTTGAAGCAACT GGATATGAGCTCCAACAACATTCAGGGTGACATTCCCTATGGTTTACCTCCTAATGTCACTCATCT CAACTTAGCGTGCAACAAGTTGATCCAGAGCATTCCACATTCATTACCTTCCTTGAAGAGTCTACGGCACCT GAATCTGAGCCACAATTTGTTATCTGGACCTATTGGCAATGTTTTTGTTGGACTGCTGAATCTAAAAGAAAT GGATCTGTCGAACAATAACTTCACTGGCGATCTGCCTAGTTCATTCCAGTCTCTGACAAATCTTACTGGACT GTTCCTGCAGAATAATGGATTTACTGGAGCAGTGATCTTACTGGCTAACCTTCCTCTAATCGACTT AGATATACAGGACAATCACTTCAGTGGTGTCATTCCTGAGAGTTTCCAGAACATACCAAATCTATG GATCGGCGGAAATAAATTTCATGGAGCTGAATCTCCACCATGGaactttccttttcaaaatatgTCTCTCCACAGTAACATTAGTAGTCCTCCAACAACACAGTCAAGTGCTGTTGAGAACTATCCCTCTCGTAAACCACGTTCGCACAAGAAGGGAAAATGGGGCCCTGGTGGAATTGCATGCATAGTTGGTGGAGGCACTCTGGTAGCAAGCTGTGCAGCTCTTCTAATTGTAATCCTTATCCATCGAGCTCGTGCTCAGGAAGATAAGCTCTTGGACAGATCAAATATCTCATTTAATTCGGTATCCCTCAGAACTGTCAGAG AGAGCCCACCAATCTTGCCTTGCATCCCACCACCACCAACTGTTAGGGCAAGGCCTGTACCTCTTGCTCTCCTTGCGGgtcaaggaaatagaaaaagcttttcCAGGAAATGTGAAGCCCTTGAATGTGTGAAGATTTACAATGCTGCAGAACTTCAATTCGCCACAAAAGGCTTCGGTGAAGAGAACCTTATCTTCGAAGGATCCCTTGGCCCTGTTTATGAGGCTAAGCTACCAGATGGCCAG aTATTGGCCGTGGAGAACATCAACATGGCATCACTGTCTctccatgaagaagaacaaTTCTTGGATGTGATCTGCACCATCTGTAGATTGAGGCACCCAAACATAATTCCACTTCTAGGTTATTGTACAGGACTAGGACTGCATTTGCTGGTCTATGAGTACGTGAGACATGTGACACTTGAAGATGCTCTGCATGGTGGAAAGTACAAGCCTCTATCATGGAGTTCACGTGTCCGGATCGCCCTTGGAGTCGCGCAGGCATTAGA CTACATGCACTCCACATTTGCACCTCCCATTTCTCATGGCAATCTAAAGGCCCGCAATATTTTGCTCGACGAGGAAGTCAGGCCACGTATATGTGATTGTGGAGTCTCCGTTCTGAGGCCACTTACAAGCTGTACCGTCAAGCTTAAG GCTTCTGAAATTGCTATTGGAGACAGCGGTTATATCGCACCTGAACATGGTCAACCAGGCATTGATAACACTAAGTGTGACATCTATGCCTTCGGAGTGCTGCTTCTGGAGCTCTTAACTGGGAGGAGACCTTTCGACAG TTCAAGACCTAGGGAAGAATTATATCTGGTGAACTGGGCTTCATACCAGCTTCATGACCGCGATTGCTTGGAGCAGATGGTTGATAAAAGCGTTGAAGGAACACTCAGCTTTCGGGCTCTCTCCCGATTGGCTGACATCATAGCCGTCTGCATACGG CCTGAGAAGGAATTCCGGCCGGCAATGTGCGAAGTAGTGGAATCTCTGTTGTATATGGTGGAAAGGATGAGCATTACGGAAGGCAATGCCACATATGGCGGTGACCTTGAACCTTATGAAAGATCCTTCCGCTCGACCCACACGCGCTTCTTGGCCTCACCTGCAACAAGTAGCTGGTCATCTGATCCTTCTTCTCAATGA
- the LOC115729155 gene encoding outer envelope pore protein 16-3, chloroplastic/mitochondrial: protein MDPAERRYLEDEDTPMMKVIKGATTGFATGTIWGTIVATWHDVPRVERNVALPGLLRTLKMMGNYGMTFAAIGGVYIGVEQLLEHQRMKRDFINGAVGGFVAGATILGYKGKSISSAISAGAALAATSAVLDIGGQTTRVDTGKEYYPYTTKKKSIVDS from the exons ATGGACCCTGCGGAACGTAGGTACTTGGAGGATGAGGACACTCCTATGATGAAAGTAATCAAGGGTGCGACCACAGGTTTTGCTACTGGAACTATTTGGGGGACCATTGTCGCTACTTGGCATGACGTGCCTCGCGTCGAGAGAAATGTTGCTCTTCCTGGGCTATTAAGGACGTTAAAGATGATGGGTAATTATGGAATGACATTTGCTGCTATTGGTGGAGTGTACATCGGGGTAGAGCAGTTGTTGGAGCATCAGAGGATGAAAAGGGACTTTATCAATGGAGCTGTCGGTGGTTTCGTTGCTGGGGCTACTATTCTTGGTTATAAAG GAAAGAGCATTTCCTCGGCCATTTCTGCTGGAGCTGCTTTGGCAGCCACATCTGCTGTGCTAGACATTGGCGGCCAGACCACAAGAGTAGATACTGGCAAGGAGTATTACCCATACACCACGAAGAAGAAATCGATTGTCGATTCATGA
- the LOC115729131 gene encoding FT-interacting protein 3, with product MMQRPPPEDFSLRETNPHLGGGKVSGDKLTSTYDLVEQMQYLYVRVVKAKELPAKDVTGSCDPYVEVKLGNYKGTTRHFEKKTNPEWNQVFAFSKDRLQASVLEITVKDKDFVKDDFMGRVLFDLNEVPKRVPPDSPLAPQWYRLEDRKGDKVRGEIMLAVWMGTQADEAFPEAWHSDAATVSGTDALANIRSKVYLSPKLWYLRVNVIEAQDLQPSDKGRYPEVYVKAILGNQALRTRISQSRSINPMWNEDLMFVAAEPFEEHLILSVEDRVAPNKDEVLGRCAIQLQYVDRRLDHKAVNTRWYNLEKHVIIEGEQKKKDTKFASRIHMRICLEGGYHVLDESTHYSSDLRPTAKQLWKSSIGILELGILSAQGLIPMKTKDGRGTTDAYCVAKYGQKWVRTRTIIDSFMPKWNEQYTWEVFDPCTVITIGVFDNCHLHGDKNGPARDSRIGKVRIRLSTLETDRVYTHSYPLLVLYPNGVKKMGEIHLAVRFTCSSLLNMMHMYSQPLLPKMHYIYPLTVSQLDSLRHQATQIVSMRLSRAEPPLRKEVVEYMLDVGSHMWSMRRSKANFFRIMGVLSGLIAVGKWFDQICNWKNPITTVLIHILFIILVIYPELILPTIFLYLFMIGVWYYRWRPRHPPHMDTRLSHADSAHQDELDEEFDTFPTSRPPDVVRMRYDRLRSIAGKIQTVVGDLATQGERLQSLLSWRDPRATALFVIFCLVAAIVLYVTPFQVVALLTGFYVLRHPRFRHKLPSVPLNFFRRLPARTDCML from the coding sequence ATGATGCAGAGGCCTCCCCCTGAAGACTTCTCTCTGAGGGAGACCAACCCCCATCTCGGTGGTGGGAAGGTCTCCGGTGACAAGCTCACGAGCACCTATGACCTCGTGGAGCAAATGCAGTACCTCTATGTCCGTGTTGTTAAGGCCAAGGAGTTGCCTGCGAAAGACGTCACCGGGAGCTGCGATCCTTATGTTGAAGTCAAGCTCGGGAACTACAAAGGCACGACCCGGCACTTCGAGAAGAAAACGAATCCCGAGTGGAATCAGGTTTTTGCTTTCTCAAAGGATCGGCTTCAGGCCTCGGTGCTGGAGATCACCGTCAAGGATAAGGATTTCGTGAAGGACGATTTCATGGGTCGAGTTCTGTTTGACTTGAACGAGGTCCCGAAGCGGGTTCCGCCGGATAGTCCTCTAGCGCCGCAGTGGTACAGGTTGGAGGACAGGAAGGGGGATAAGGTGAGGGGAGAGATAATGTTGGCTGTTTGGATGGGCACTCAAGCCGATGAAGCGTTCCCAGAAGCGTGGCATTCTGATGCAGCTACGGTTAGCGGAACTGATGCTCTTGCAAATATCCGTTCAAAGGTATATCTTTCCCCCAAGCTTTGGTATTTGAGAGTTAATGTTATCGAAGCTCAGGATCTCCAGCCTAGCGACAAGGGTCGATACCCGGAGGTTTATGTCAAGGCTATTCTTGGAAATCAGGCTTTGAGAACTAGAATTTCTCAGAGCAGGAGTATTAACCCAATGTGGAATGAGGATTTGATGTTTGTTGCGGCTGAGCCGTTCGAGGAACACCTGATTTTGAGTGTGGAAGATCGAGTTGCTCCCAACAAGGATGAGGTGTTGGGACGCTGTGCAATCCAGCTGCAGTATGTAGACCGGAGATTGGATCACAAAGCTGTGAACACGAGGTGGTACAATCTCGAGAAGCATGTCATTATAGAGGgagagcagaaaaagaaagacacaaAGTTCGCAAGCAGGATTCACATGAGGATATGCTTGGAGGGTGGTTATCATGTTTTGGATGAGTCGACGCACTACAGTAGCGATCTTCGACCCACTGCGAAACAACTGTGGAAGTCGAGCATTGGGATATTGGAGCTAGGAATTCTGAGTGCTCAGGGGCTGATCCCAATGAAGACCAAAGATGGACGGGGAACGACTGATGCATATTGTGTGGCAAAATATGGGCAGAAGTGGGTCAGGACGAGAACCATCATAGACAGCTTTATGCCTAAGTGGAACGAGCAATACACTTGGGAAGTTTTTGATCCCTGCACCGTCATCACAATTGGCGTATTCGATAACTGCCATTTGCATGGAGATAAGAATGGGCCTGCTAGGGATTCGAGGATTGGCAAGGTGAGGATTCGTCTCTCTACCCTTGAAACTGATAGAGTCTATACCCACTCGTATCCGCTCCTCGTTCTGTACCCAAATGGAGTGAAGAAAATGGGCGAAATCCATCTAGCCGTGAGGTTCACTTGCTCTTCTTTGCTCAACATGATGCACATGTATTCGCAGCCACTGTTACCCAAAATGCACTATATTTATCCATTAACCGTGAGTCAGCTAGATAGCTTGAGGCACCAGGCCACTCAGATCGTGTCAATGAGGCTGAGCCGGGCAGAGCCGCCGCTGAGGAAGGAGGTCGTGGAATACATGCTTGATGTGGGTTCGCACATGTGGAGCATGAGGCGAAGCAAGGCCAACTTTTTCAGAATCATGGGGGTCTTGAGCGGTCTAATTGCTGTGGGTAAATGGTTTGACCAGATATGCAATTGGAAAAACCCGATAACCACCGTGCTGATCCACATTCTGTTCATCATACTGGTGATATACCCCGAGCTCATCCTGCccacgattttcctctacctgTTCATGATTGGAGTGTGGTACTACAGATGGAGGCCGAGGCATCCACCTCACATGGACACCCGCCTCTCACATGCGGATTCTGCACATCAGGATGAGCTTGACGAAGAATTCGACACTTTCCCCACTTCCCGCCCTCCCGACGTCGTGAGGATGAGATATGATCGGCTGAGGAGCATTGCTGGGAAGATCCAGACAGTAGTTGGGGACTTGGCTACTCAGGGAGAGAGGCTCCAATCCTTGCTCAGCTGGCGCGACCCGAGGGCGACTGCTCTGTTTGTCATTTTCTGTTTGGTCGCTGCCATCGTTCTGTACGTCACTCCTTTCCAAGTCGTGGCGCTCCTCACGGGGTTCTATGTGTTGAGGCACCCGAGGTTCCGGCACAAGCTTCCTTCCGTGCCGCTCAACTTCTTCAGGAGGCTACCGGCGAGAACCGACTGTATGTTGTGA